In a single window of the Coregonus clupeaformis isolate EN_2021a chromosome 10, ASM2061545v1, whole genome shotgun sequence genome:
- the si:ch73-6k14.2 gene encoding uncharacterized protein si:ch73-6k14.2, which translates to MKPRRLLSSVELLPTISEMQEGDLEDGEDDYPTMEEYVDSIKELSQPTPYPLHSLPRWHRRWMTSSATQPVGRCPTVAQLAPYNKSMAYSPRIPSGLSDVSLMVTHPLDGVTRVCSGRDPLDWLFAQAQFSGLT; encoded by the coding sequence ATGAAGCCCAGACGCCTGCTTTCCTCTGTGGAGCTGCTGCCCACCATCAGTGAGATGCAGGAAGGAGATCTGGAGGACGGGGAAGACGATTACCCCACTATGGAGGAGTATGTGGACTCCATCAAGGAACTCTCTCAGCCCACCCCGTACCCCCTCCACAGCCTGCCCCGGTGGCACCGACGATGGATGACCAGCTCGGCCACCCAGCCCGTCGGAAGATGCCCCACTGTAGCCCAATTGGCGCCCTATAATAAATCCATGGCATATTCTCCTCGGATCCCCAGTGGTCTATCGGATGTGTCACTCATGGTCACCCACCCTTTGGACGGTGTAACCCGGGTATGTTCCGGCCGAGACCCCCTGGATTGGTTGTTTGCGCAGGCCCAGTTTTCCGGGTTGACGTGA